In a single window of the Mauremys reevesii isolate NIE-2019 linkage group 3, ASM1616193v1, whole genome shotgun sequence genome:
- the SMIM8 gene encoding small integral membrane protein 8, producing MSSAPEPPNIKKEAPKERDGRIPGLRGVRTTTLFRAVNPELFIKPNKPVMAFGLITITLCVAYIGYLHATQENKKDLYEAVDSEGARYMRRKTSKWD from the exons ATGTCCTCAGCACCTGAGCCcccaaacattaaaaaagaaGCACCCAAAGAGAGAGACGGTCGAATTCCAGGACTCCGGGGTGTCCGTACAACCACCCTGTTCCGAGCTGTGAATCCAGAGCTTTTCATTAAACCT AACAAACCTGTTATGGCTTTTGGACTCATAACAATTACCCTGTGTGTGGCCTACATTGGTTATTTACATGCAACACAAGAGAATAAAAAGGACCTCTATGAAGCTGTTGACAGTGAAGGAGCCAGGTATATGAGGAGGAAGACTTCCAAATGGGATTAA